From the genome of Candidatus Dadabacteria bacterium, one region includes:
- the leuD gene encoding 3-isopropylmalate dehydratase small subunit has product MEKLKKISGKVAALDRMNVDTDQIIPKQFLKRIERTGFGEFLFFDWKYNDDGTLNKDFELNQTRYAGACVLLARDNFGSGSSREHAPWAIREAGFRVILAPSFADIFYNNCFKNSILPIVISKNKTDELFGLVRENEGYSLEVDLVKRSVTGKGVEFSFEIDDFKRKVLLEGLDDISQTLEMETSIERYEKLFMSERQWVLPDERKNP; this is encoded by the coding sequence ATGGAAAAACTAAAGAAAATATCGGGGAAAGTGGCGGCTCTTGACAGAATGAACGTCGACACCGACCAGATAATTCCCAAACAGTTTTTAAAACGCATCGAGAGAACGGGTTTCGGCGAATTCCTGTTCTTTGACTGGAAGTATAACGACGACGGAACCCTGAACAAGGATTTTGAACTCAACCAGACTAGATACGCGGGGGCGTGCGTACTTCTTGCCCGGGACAATTTCGGAAGTGGAAGTTCAAGAGAACACGCGCCGTGGGCTATAAGGGAAGCGGGATTCCGTGTCATTCTGGCCCCTTCCTTCGCGGATATTTTCTACAACAACTGCTTTAAGAACTCGATACTTCCAATAGTTATCTCCAAGAACAAAACGGATGAGCTTTTCGGCCTTGTGCGGGAAAACGAAGGTTATTCCCTTGAGGTTGACCTTGTCAAAAGGTCCGTAACAGGGAAAGGGGTAGAGTTTTCATTCGAGATAGACGATTTCAAGAGAAAAGTGCTTCTTGAAGGGCTTGACGACATATCGCAGACCCTTGAGATGGAGACAAGCATAGAGAGGTATGAAAAACTCTTTATGAGCGAAAGGCAGTGGGTTCTTCCCGACGAGCGCAAGAACCCCTGA
- a CDS encoding IS1595 family transposase yields MSGTIMHDSHLPLRKWFIAIYLMCESKKGISANQMKRTLGVQYRTAWYLCHRIRQAMGNEPFEGPTLVGVVEVDETLIGGKTKGKGRRYTGNKTWIAGAIQRGGKVRIERIPNTKRETLHGFIKRAVKDEAEAVYTDEWKAYLGVEDSDTRHETVNHSEEEWVRGDVHTNSIEGVWSLFKRSIIGAFHKMSVKHMDRYIEELEWRLNNRDNPHIFIDTLKRIMNTENLTYKELVA; encoded by the coding sequence ATGAGCGGAACCATCATGCATGATTCCCACCTCCCGCTCCGCAAGTGGTTTATTGCCATCTACCTGATGTGCGAATCGAAAAAAGGCATTTCGGCCAACCAGATGAAACGCACCCTCGGGGTACAATACAGAACCGCGTGGTATCTTTGCCACCGAATCCGCCAAGCAATGGGCAATGAACCGTTTGAGGGCCCTACGCTTGTCGGAGTTGTCGAGGTAGATGAAACCCTTATCGGAGGCAAAACGAAGGGCAAGGGTCGGCGTTACACGGGAAATAAGACTTGGATTGCTGGAGCCATCCAGCGTGGTGGGAAGGTTCGCATCGAGAGAATCCCCAACACGAAAAGGGAAACGCTTCACGGGTTTATCAAACGGGCGGTGAAGGATGAAGCTGAAGCGGTCTACACGGACGAATGGAAAGCTTATCTCGGAGTTGAAGATTCCGACACTCGCCACGAAACGGTTAACCACTCCGAGGAAGAATGGGTCCGGGGGGATGTCCATACCAACAGCATCGAGGGCGTGTGGAGCCTGTTCAAGCGTTCAATTATCGGGGCGTTTCACAAGATGTCCGTTAAACACATGGACCGCTACATCGAGGAGCTTGAATGGCGGCTTAACAACCGAGATAACCCGCATATCTTCATTGATACTTTAAAGCGGATTATGAATACCGAAAATCTTACTTATAAGGAGCTTGTAGCTTAA
- the eno gene encoding phosphopyruvate hydratase produces the protein MSKISRIKAREILDSRGNPTIEVEVNCSDGAFGRAMVPSGASTGEHEALELRDGEKHRYMGKGVLKAVENVHDIIAPRLEGLEACNQAMIDRVMIELDGTETKSRLGANSILGVSLASARAAANSRGTSFFSYLGGEDADTLPVPLMNIVNGGTHADNNLDFQEFMIVPHGFSTFREALRAGVETFHTLKSILSAKNLSTAVGDEGGFAPSLGSNEEALEFIIEAIWKAGYSPSEQISIALDVASSEFFREGSYHVERKTVPVAGLMEIYEKWIKKYPVVSIEDPLDENDWEGWKTLMKKIGSDVQLVGDDLFVTNTKRLSDGIDSGVANSILIKVNQIGTLTETLEAIEMAKQAGYSYIISHRSGETEDSTIADIAVATNAGQIKTGSASRSDRIAKYNQLLRIEEELGEKARFGNEKTVLWSS, from the coding sequence ATGTCAAAGATAAGCAGAATAAAAGCAAGAGAGATACTGGACTCAAGGGGAAATCCAACGATAGAAGTAGAGGTAAACTGCTCAGACGGTGCCTTCGGCCGGGCGATGGTTCCCTCGGGAGCATCGACCGGAGAACACGAAGCGCTTGAGCTTCGGGACGGGGAAAAGCACAGGTATATGGGAAAGGGGGTTTTGAAGGCGGTAGAGAATGTTCACGACATAATAGCTCCGCGCCTTGAGGGTCTTGAAGCGTGCAACCAGGCCATGATAGACCGGGTCATGATAGAGCTTGACGGGACGGAAACAAAGTCCCGTCTCGGAGCGAACTCCATTCTGGGCGTGTCGCTTGCCTCGGCGAGGGCGGCTGCGAACTCCAGGGGAACCTCCTTTTTCAGCTATCTAGGAGGCGAAGATGCCGATACCCTCCCTGTACCGCTTATGAACATAGTCAACGGTGGCACTCATGCGGACAACAACCTTGATTTTCAGGAATTCATGATAGTTCCCCATGGTTTCTCCACTTTCCGGGAAGCCCTTCGGGCGGGAGTGGAAACCTTCCACACACTCAAATCCATACTCAGCGCCAAGAACCTCTCGACGGCCGTCGGAGACGAAGGAGGTTTTGCACCTTCCCTGGGATCAAACGAAGAGGCGCTCGAATTCATAATAGAGGCCATATGGAAAGCTGGATACAGCCCCTCAGAGCAGATATCAATAGCGCTTGACGTAGCTTCAAGCGAGTTCTTCCGCGAGGGAAGTTATCATGTGGAGCGAAAAACCGTGCCGGTCGCCGGTTTAATGGAAATATACGAGAAGTGGATAAAAAAATACCCTGTTGTTTCGATAGAAGACCCCCTGGATGAAAACGACTGGGAAGGCTGGAAGACGCTTATGAAAAAAATAGGCTCCGACGTACAGCTTGTCGGAGACGATCTTTTTGTAACGAACACGAAGAGACTCTCAGACGGAATAGATTCGGGCGTGGCAAACTCCATACTCATAAAGGTAAACCAAATAGGAACGCTTACCGAAACCCTCGAGGCTATTGAGATGGCCAAGCAGGCGGGTTATAGTTACATAATATCCCATCGCTCGGGAGAAACAGAGGACTCGACGATAGCGGATATTGCAGTTGCCACAAACGCCGGTCAGATAAAAACCGGGTCGGCATCCCGAAGCGACAGAATAGCAAAATACAACCAGCTTCTGCGCATAGAGGAGGAGCTTGGGGAAAAAGCGCGGTTCGGGAACGAAAAGACAGTGCTCTGGAGCAGTTAA
- a CDS encoding TolC family protein, which produces MMSIPKNFLFLLSSLLLLSQTAWTQQVIPIERAVEIALLNSPELRISRSEVDISKSILRQAKAPLYPQLSGKLVVPFVGRESGFYVDQMIWDFGKTKARIRAKEHHLESARYLFTGSETTLVRDTRITYYQALSEKNRLDGAATETKRREWLLEKTEELFAVGKKSAQQLSQAEIDLQQAKLELVSRENSYELAMLSLRHLMNDPSLGQFDIREDLAYEKVYETREDLVSFALSENAEIKSLLADHDGIRASIAENRGKFLPSIFGRAAYRFEGEGAETPAFIAGLGVKIPIFEGFSRFGQMAQSKAELTRNEAQTELLKNRIILSVGELYLELKHLEKKIKILEDSESISEKNLLLVKERYKSRSASKIEFAQAQALYEEAVADYKNSIYDYKMVRLRLLSLCGKEIQ; this is translated from the coding sequence ATGATGAGTATACCGAAAAATTTCCTCTTTCTTCTCAGTTCACTACTGCTGCTTTCCCAGACCGCGTGGACGCAGCAAGTAATCCCAATTGAACGGGCCGTCGAGATAGCACTGCTTAACAGCCCGGAACTCCGGATTTCCCGTTCCGAGGTCGACATCTCGAAGTCAATACTCAGGCAGGCAAAAGCTCCCCTTTATCCCCAGCTCAGCGGAAAACTCGTAGTACCGTTTGTGGGAAGAGAGTCCGGTTTCTACGTCGACCAGATGATATGGGACTTCGGAAAGACAAAGGCCAGGATAAGGGCAAAAGAACATCATCTGGAATCCGCAAGATACTTGTTCACGGGCTCAGAAACGACGCTCGTGCGCGACACGCGCATCACCTACTATCAGGCGCTTTCCGAGAAAAACCGGCTCGATGGAGCAGCTACAGAAACCAAGCGCAGGGAATGGCTCCTTGAGAAAACAGAAGAGCTTTTCGCCGTCGGGAAAAAGTCCGCCCAGCAGCTAAGCCAGGCGGAAATCGACCTGCAGCAGGCAAAACTCGAACTGGTCTCAAGAGAAAACTCCTACGAACTCGCCATGCTTAGCCTAAGACACCTGATGAATGACCCCTCGCTCGGACAGTTCGACATCCGTGAGGATCTTGCCTATGAGAAGGTATACGAAACCAGAGAAGATCTTGTAAGCTTCGCCCTTTCTGAAAACGCAGAGATAAAGAGCCTCCTGGCGGACCATGATGGAATAAGGGCCTCGATTGCGGAGAACAGGGGGAAATTTCTTCCGTCGATATTCGGCAGGGCAGCGTACAGATTTGAAGGAGAAGGCGCCGAGACGCCAGCTTTTATAGCCGGACTCGGCGTTAAGATTCCCATCTTTGAGGGATTCTCAAGGTTTGGCCAGATGGCGCAGTCAAAGGCTGAACTCACAAGAAACGAGGCGCAGACCGAGCTGCTCAAAAACAGAATAATCCTCTCGGTCGGGGAACTCTATCTCGAACTCAAGCACCTCGAGAAAAAAATAAAAATACTTGAGGACTCAGAATCGATATCGGAGAAAAACCTGCTTCTGGTCAAGGAAAGGTACAAGTCGCGAAGCGCTTCGAAAATAGAATTTGCCCAAGCGCAGGCGCTCTACGAGGAGGCGGTAGCGGACTACAAAAACTCCATATACGACTATAAAATGGTAAGGTTAAGGCTGTTAAGCCTCTGCGGAAAAGAGATACAATGA
- a CDS encoding ammonium transporter — translation MIIHDFRLFKGCRSSAAWVVTRFGIVAMLMVLVLSPVSAWAAIEGEAQFVFNTFGFLVWGTLVMWMAAGFTMLEAGSVRTKNASVICLKNIGLYSIAGLAYYLIGFNIMYVGVEPGGWFGSFEFLYGTTIDEVALLGGEETATAAVVESGYSAMSYWFFQMVFVATTASIVSGTLAERVKLWPFFVFIAVLTAVIYPIVGAWTWAGGWLAELGFKDFAGSTVVHSTGGWAALAGAIMLGPRSGKFRADGSVKPTPPSNVPVVTLGVFILWLGWFGFNGGSQLALSGAFDAVAVSNIFSNTNLAAGSGVLAALSLSRPVLGRVDLFAGLNGALAGLVAITAAPDIVQHHWAVVIGAIGGMVCLLSMKSLEMVKIDDVVGAVPVHLCTGIWGTLAVCIAAGGSLSAQIIGILAIGVFVFGSSMLLWFVIDRTLGLRVSKDVETIGQDVGELGIEAYPEFVVMPEED, via the coding sequence ATGATCATCCATGACTTTCGGTTATTTAAGGGCTGTCGGAGTTCTGCCGCCTGGGTTGTGACTAGATTCGGCATTGTCGCAATGCTAATGGTCTTGGTCTTGTCGCCCGTGTCCGCATGGGCCGCCATCGAGGGCGAGGCGCAGTTCGTCTTCAACACGTTTGGGTTTCTTGTGTGGGGTACCCTCGTGATGTGGATGGCAGCAGGCTTTACAATGCTCGAGGCGGGTTCGGTACGGACGAAGAACGCTTCGGTCATTTGCCTGAAGAACATTGGTCTCTACTCCATTGCCGGACTGGCGTACTACCTGATCGGTTTCAACATCATGTATGTCGGTGTCGAGCCGGGCGGCTGGTTTGGTTCGTTCGAATTCCTGTACGGCACGACCATCGATGAAGTGGCGTTGCTGGGTGGCGAGGAAACAGCCACCGCGGCCGTCGTCGAGAGCGGTTACTCGGCGATGTCGTATTGGTTCTTCCAGATGGTGTTCGTGGCGACCACGGCTTCGATTGTCTCGGGTACTCTGGCCGAGCGCGTGAAGCTGTGGCCTTTCTTTGTCTTCATCGCTGTACTGACCGCGGTCATCTATCCAATAGTTGGCGCATGGACTTGGGCCGGGGGCTGGTTGGCTGAATTGGGGTTCAAGGACTTTGCCGGTTCCACGGTGGTCCACTCCACAGGAGGCTGGGCGGCACTCGCGGGGGCCATAATGCTCGGACCGCGCTCGGGCAAGTTCCGGGCTGATGGCAGTGTCAAGCCGACCCCTCCATCCAATGTTCCGGTCGTCACTCTTGGTGTCTTTATCCTGTGGCTGGGCTGGTTCGGCTTCAATGGCGGTTCGCAGCTGGCCCTCAGCGGCGCATTCGATGCCGTGGCGGTGAGCAACATCTTCTCCAACACCAATCTAGCTGCGGGGTCTGGGGTCCTAGCGGCTCTGAGTCTCTCCCGGCCCGTACTCGGCCGTGTCGATCTGTTCGCCGGACTTAATGGCGCTCTGGCCGGTCTCGTCGCGATCACAGCGGCGCCGGATATCGTCCAGCATCACTGGGCAGTAGTGATCGGAGCAATCGGGGGCATGGTTTGCCTGTTGTCTATGAAGTCTTTGGAAATGGTAAAGATTGACGACGTCGTGGGTGCTGTCCCCGTTCATCTCTGCACTGGCATCTGGGGGACATTGGCGGTCTGCATCGCCGCCGGTGGAAGTCTCTCTGCTCAGATCATCGGCATTTTGGCCATCGGCGTGTTTGTGTTTGGGTCATCGATGCTGTTGTGGTTTGTCATCGACCGGACCTTGGGATTGCGGGTTTCAAAGGATGTCGAGACCATCGGCCAAGACGTGGGCGAGCTGGGCATCGAAGCCTATCCAGAATTTGTGGTGATGCCGGAAGAGGACTGA
- a CDS encoding ABC transporter ATP-binding protein: protein MTPPVIKLKNIGKTYSNGKVEVEALRSINLEIAQGEFVAVMGSSGSGKSTLMNILGCLDTQSSGDYMLDGTDIMELGSDEKAEIRSTKIGFVFQSFNLLPRTTALENVELPLVYSGMSGTQRKKLASASLSLVGLADREDHLPNQLSGGQQQRVAIARAVVNNPRMILADEPTGNLDTATSYEIMKIFKELNEQGKTIIMITHEEDIASRSKRIISLKDGEIIEDRPSGPI from the coding sequence ATGACACCGCCCGTAATCAAGCTCAAGAACATCGGCAAAACCTACTCGAACGGAAAAGTCGAGGTTGAAGCACTCCGATCCATAAACCTTGAGATAGCACAAGGAGAATTCGTCGCCGTCATGGGATCTTCGGGGTCCGGCAAAAGCACTCTTATGAACATTCTCGGCTGTCTAGACACGCAGAGCAGCGGAGACTACATGCTTGACGGTACCGACATAATGGAGCTCGGAAGCGATGAGAAGGCGGAAATACGGAGCACGAAGATTGGCTTTGTCTTCCAGAGCTTTAACCTGCTGCCGCGAACCACTGCACTTGAAAACGTGGAACTGCCGCTGGTCTACTCAGGCATGTCTGGAACCCAGAGAAAAAAACTTGCATCGGCCTCACTTTCCCTCGTGGGACTCGCAGACAGAGAGGATCATCTTCCCAACCAACTCTCTGGGGGACAGCAGCAGAGGGTGGCAATAGCCAGGGCGGTCGTAAACAACCCGAGGATGATACTGGCAGATGAACCAACCGGAAACCTGGATACGGCAACGAGTTATGAAATAATGAAGATATTCAAAGAACTGAACGAACAGGGAAAAACGATAATAATGATAACGCACGAAGAAGATATAGCTTCCCGTTCAAAGAGAATAATAAGCCTGAAGGACGGGGAGATCATCGAGGACAGACCGAGCGGCCCGATTTAA
- the hemW gene encoding radical SAM family heme chaperone HemW, whose product MKENIDKYQAPLGVYVHIPYCLTKCPYCDFNSYGTNGNFPEDDYVRALEREIENFRGIIEGREISTVFFGGGTPSLLKPRSVGMVMEKLASIASFSPKVEVSLEVNPRTADREKLVSLMCVGVNRISVGVQSFSQRKLDFYGRFTTPDDCVRALVDVRDAGFHNYNLDLIYGSSQETREEFEEDIRTALRFSPAHISAYCLTIEPGTEFATLWRKGKLSLPDDSVLVEFMRSAREILEAEGYGNYEVSNFARPGYECRHNLIYWNCHDYLGVGAGAHSHISCGGEEGWGIRWSNIRNPELYMKRVTGDGNAVCASYDLSRTTALEDKLLMGLRLSDGVGIEGLKKRFGCEPDASGLEYLESDGFILTDGDRLRLTAKGRVFNDELVARVCGVFH is encoded by the coding sequence ATGAAAGAGAATATCGATAAATACCAAGCGCCCCTTGGCGTATATGTCCATATTCCGTATTGTCTTACCAAATGTCCTTATTGTGATTTTAACTCTTATGGGACTAATGGCAACTTTCCGGAGGATGATTACGTCCGTGCTCTGGAGCGGGAAATTGAAAACTTCCGGGGCATTATTGAAGGCAGAGAGATAAGCACGGTGTTTTTCGGGGGAGGGACCCCGTCGCTTTTAAAGCCCAGAAGCGTAGGGATGGTAATGGAGAAACTCGCCTCGATTGCCTCCTTCTCGCCTAAGGTAGAAGTGAGCCTTGAGGTAAACCCGAGAACTGCTGACAGGGAAAAGCTCGTTTCACTGATGTGCGTTGGGGTAAACAGAATAAGCGTCGGCGTGCAGTCTTTTTCGCAGAGAAAGCTTGATTTCTACGGGAGATTCACCACTCCAGATGACTGTGTCCGCGCGCTTGTTGACGTCCGGGACGCCGGTTTTCACAACTACAATCTTGATCTTATATACGGAAGCTCTCAGGAAACCCGGGAAGAGTTTGAAGAAGATATCCGCACTGCCCTGAGATTCTCTCCGGCCCATATATCCGCCTACTGCCTTACAATTGAGCCCGGCACCGAGTTTGCGACGCTTTGGCGCAAAGGGAAACTCTCTCTTCCCGATGACTCAGTTCTGGTTGAGTTCATGCGGAGCGCGCGGGAGATTCTCGAGGCAGAGGGGTACGGAAATTACGAAGTATCGAATTTTGCCCGGCCCGGCTACGAGTGCAGGCATAACCTTATTTACTGGAACTGTCATGACTACCTAGGCGTGGGTGCCGGAGCCCATTCCCACATTAGCTGCGGTGGAGAAGAGGGCTGGGGAATAAGATGGTCAAACATAAGGAATCCCGAGCTTTACATGAAGCGAGTTACGGGCGACGGAAATGCCGTCTGTGCCTCTTATGATCTCTCGCGGACCACAGCCCTTGAAGATAAGCTTCTTATGGGACTTCGGCTAAGCGACGGGGTAGGAATTGAAGGCCTGAAGAAGCGCTTCGGCTGCGAACCTGATGCCTCTGGCCTAGAATACCTTGAATCTGACGGTTTTATTCTCACCGACGGCGACCGTCTCAGGCTCACCGCCAAGGGAAGGGTATTCAACGATGAGTTGGTTGCAAGGGTGTGCGGGGTTTTTCACTGA
- a CDS encoding carbonic anhydrase family protein codes for MTCWGYTGAEGPDNWGSLSPDYATCAIGRMQSPIDITDAFPVKGPALKFDYRPSSLKILNTGHTLQVNYAPGSTLTAAGEIYELLQFHFHVPSEHAFDGSHAAMEAHFVHKNPAGVLAVVGVMMEVGTRNHALAAVFDNVPTEAGVEIDVAGATVDASAILPTATTSYFHYKGSLTTPPCSEGVHWFIFPDAIEVSAEQVANFERMFGHNARPLQKCNDRLLIVSS; via the coding sequence TTGACTTGCTGGGGTTATACCGGGGCCGAAGGTCCCGATAACTGGGGCTCGCTCTCACCGGATTACGCAACCTGCGCTATCGGACGCATGCAGTCACCGATTGACATCACCGATGCCTTTCCCGTCAAGGGACCGGCACTGAAATTCGATTACAGGCCTTCTTCTCTGAAGATTCTAAACACCGGACATACCCTCCAGGTAAATTACGCACCCGGCAGCACATTGACTGCAGCAGGTGAAATTTACGAACTGTTGCAGTTTCACTTTCACGTTCCGAGCGAGCATGCCTTTGATGGTTCGCACGCGGCGATGGAGGCACATTTCGTACACAAAAATCCAGCAGGCGTACTGGCAGTGGTTGGTGTTATGATGGAAGTAGGCACACGAAACCATGCTCTGGCTGCGGTGTTTGACAACGTACCGACCGAGGCAGGAGTGGAAATTGATGTTGCGGGCGCGACAGTGGACGCATCTGCGATACTGCCGACGGCAACCACCAGCTACTTCCATTACAAGGGGTCACTCACCACTCCTCCCTGTAGTGAGGGAGTACACTGGTTCATTTTTCCGGACGCAATTGAAGTGAGCGCGGAACAGGTCGCAAACTTTGAGCGGATGTTCGGACACAATGCACGTCCGTTACAAAAGTGCAACGACCGTCTGCTGATTGTATCTTCGTAG
- a CDS encoding efflux RND transporter periplasmic adaptor subunit, giving the protein MKNFPRSNLLYAVAAVVVIAGYFIFFGGKEGKVEYVTQKIERGDITSLVRASGTLEPTKEARIYSQINGTIKEVRSEVNDEVKKGQVLALMEEPEGLSGDVEYFKEILKKTTTDLEISTNSHGANKRLYEKELISREEFNLSLSEHSAAVAAREKAQADLETAQRKLDATRITSMLDGMVLEKNIIIGEQIHPNKSEPLYVLAENPRTLHLVSNVSEADIGKIKEGQDVLFRVDAFPGKNFSAKIKQVANSPSIKNDVVTYDVKCLVQNPELELKPGMTAEVKKVISTKKDVLKVPTAALRFIPPKSSAVAAEAGENVWVLKQGKLSPVVIETGISDDFHTEILSGPLSEGDPIVVEYTISGGNNKGPGFALPQPKRF; this is encoded by the coding sequence ATGAAAAATTTCCCCCGCTCAAACCTTCTCTACGCCGTCGCCGCCGTAGTAGTCATCGCAGGATACTTCATCTTTTTCGGAGGAAAGGAAGGCAAGGTAGAGTACGTAACGCAGAAAATCGAGAGAGGAGACATAACTTCCCTTGTAAGAGCTTCGGGAACCTTAGAACCGACTAAGGAAGCAAGGATATATTCACAAATAAACGGAACGATAAAAGAAGTCCGCTCCGAGGTAAACGACGAGGTCAAAAAGGGCCAAGTGCTGGCCCTTATGGAAGAACCGGAGGGGCTCTCAGGAGACGTCGAATACTTCAAGGAGATACTTAAGAAGACCACAACCGACCTTGAGATTTCAACCAACTCCCACGGGGCAAATAAGAGACTTTATGAAAAAGAGCTTATTTCCCGGGAGGAGTTCAACTTATCTCTCTCAGAACACAGCGCGGCAGTTGCCGCACGTGAGAAAGCCCAAGCCGACCTGGAAACGGCGCAGAGAAAACTTGACGCGACCCGAATCACTTCCATGCTCGACGGCATGGTGCTTGAAAAGAACATCATAATCGGCGAACAGATACACCCGAACAAATCCGAACCCCTGTACGTACTGGCTGAAAATCCTCGAACTCTTCACCTGGTCTCAAACGTAAGCGAAGCGGACATAGGAAAGATAAAAGAGGGTCAGGACGTCCTCTTCAGAGTTGACGCATTTCCGGGCAAGAATTTCAGCGCGAAGATAAAACAGGTGGCAAACTCTCCGAGCATAAAAAACGATGTCGTCACCTACGACGTAAAGTGTCTTGTACAGAACCCGGAACTCGAGCTTAAACCCGGGATGACCGCCGAAGTAAAGAAAGTCATATCAACCAAAAAAGACGTGCTTAAGGTTCCCACCGCCGCACTTCGCTTCATTCCCCCAAAATCTTCAGCCGTCGCTGCTGAGGCAGGCGAAAACGTCTGGGTCCTCAAGCAGGGAAAACTCTCTCCAGTAGTAATAGAGACCGGGATTAGCGACGACTTCCACACAGAAATTCTAAGCGGTCCGCTTTCCGAAGGAGACCCGATAGTGGTTGAGTACACGATTTCTGGCGGAAACAACAAAGGACCGGGCTTTGCGCTTCCCCAGCCGAAAAGATTCTGA
- the leuC gene encoding 3-isopropylmalate dehydratase large subunit, which produces MAGKTLFDKIWESHLVHEEEGKPSLLYIDLHLVHEVTSPQAFEGLRITGREVRRPDLTFATMDHNVPTTDRSGPISDPISAKQIEALRQNCTDFGVTLFGIRINNHSQGIVHVIGPELGLTKPGMTIVCGDSHTSTHGAFGALAFGIGTSEVEHVLATQCLRQNRPKVFEIRVDGERQYGVTAKDIILGIIGHIGTAGATGTVVEYRGEAIEALSMEERMTVCNMSIEGGARAGMIAPDQKTFEYVKDRRYAPKNDNYEKALEHWQTLRTDPDAVFDKSVTLDARKIAPQVSWGTNPGMVTDVTSKVPDPRDCEDPGERKSMEQALEYMDLKANTPITDINVDRVFIGSCTNSRMEDLLAVAKLVKGRKVADSVNAMVVPGSQIVKKKAEEMELHRIFTEAGFEWRESGCSMCLGMNPDILAPGERCASTSNRNFEGRQGKGGRTHLVSPIMAAAAALSGHFVDVRDWDIEKGI; this is translated from the coding sequence ATGGCAGGAAAAACTCTTTTTGACAAAATCTGGGAATCACACCTCGTTCACGAAGAAGAAGGTAAACCGTCCCTTCTCTACATAGATCTTCACCTAGTTCACGAAGTTACCTCTCCCCAGGCGTTTGAAGGGCTGAGAATTACGGGACGAGAAGTAAGGAGACCGGATCTTACTTTCGCCACCATGGATCATAACGTGCCGACCACCGACCGTAGCGGACCGATTTCGGACCCCATATCCGCAAAACAGATAGAAGCCCTGCGGCAGAACTGCACAGATTTCGGAGTAACGCTTTTCGGAATAAGAATCAACAACCACTCCCAAGGCATAGTACACGTTATCGGTCCGGAACTCGGCCTCACGAAACCCGGGATGACGATAGTGTGCGGAGACAGCCACACCTCAACCCACGGGGCGTTCGGAGCGCTCGCTTTCGGCATAGGAACAAGCGAGGTTGAGCACGTTCTGGCGACGCAGTGCCTGAGACAGAACCGCCCGAAGGTGTTTGAAATAAGGGTCGATGGCGAACGCCAGTACGGGGTCACAGCGAAAGACATAATCCTTGGGATAATCGGACATATAGGAACCGCGGGGGCCACCGGGACAGTTGTCGAGTACCGGGGGGAAGCTATAGAAGCCCTCTCCATGGAAGAGAGGATGACGGTGTGCAACATGTCGATAGAGGGAGGAGCGAGGGCGGGAATGATAGCGCCGGACCAGAAAACCTTTGAGTACGTAAAGGACCGCCGGTACGCACCGAAAAACGACAATTACGAAAAAGCGCTTGAGCACTGGCAGACTCTCCGAACGGACCCCGACGCCGTCTTTGACAAATCGGTCACTCTTGACGCCCGCAAAATAGCTCCGCAGGTAAGCTGGGGGACCAACCCCGGGATGGTGACGGACGTAACTTCAAAAGTGCCCGACCCGAGGGACTGCGAGGATCCGGGCGAGAGAAAATCAATGGAGCAGGCCCTTGAATACATGGACCTAAAGGCAAATACCCCGATAACGGACATAAACGTCGACAGGGTGTTCATAGGCTCCTGCACGAATTCCAGAATGGAAGACCTGCTGGCGGTCGCGAAGCTCGTAAAAGGCAGAAAGGTCGCAGACAGTGTAAACGCCATGGTGGTTCCAGGCTCCCAGATCGTAAAGAAAAAAGCGGAGGAAATGGAGCTTCACAGGATATTCACCGAGGCAGGATTCGAATGGCGCGAATCGGGATGCAGCATGTGTCTTGGAATGAACCCGGACATACTGGCCCCCGGGGAGAGGTGCGCAAGCACATCCAACAGGAACTTCGAGGGACGCCAGGGAAAAGGCGGGAGGACCCATCTTGTGAGCCCCATAATGGCGGCCGCGGCGGCGCTTTCGGGACATTTCGTGGACGTCAGGGACTGGGATATAGAAAAGGGAATCTGA